ACGCATCGGAGGCGTCCCGGCGCTGACGCGAACGTATCGGTCGAGCGGCGATGCGCCTGGTTTGCGGATCCAAACCCCGCGCCGTAAGAGCTCCGCCGTAACGTGCATCGCTCGCTGCGCGTCGCCCATGTCGATGCACACGAAGTTGGCGAGCGAGGGAATCGTCGTCGTGCCGAGCTCGTGCGCGAGCGCCTCGTACGCCCGGCGCGCGGCTGCGGTCTCGCGCACCACCCACGCCAGGTGCGCCTCGTCCTCGAGCGCCGCGAGGGCACCGATCTGCGCGTTGCGATTGACGCCGTATTGCAGGCGGATCCGCTCGAATCGCTCTGCGTTGGCCCTCGTCGTAAGCGCGTATCCGATGCGCGCGCCGGCGAGGCCGTACGCCTTCGAAAACGTGCGCAGCCGTACGAGACGGTCTTCGAAGCGCGGCTCGAGCAGTCGATCGGGCGGCACGAAGTCGGCGTACGCTTCGTCCAGCAGCAGCAGCGTCTCGTCCGGGAGCGCCTCGTAGAACTCCGCGATGAGGCGGCGCTCCAGAAATGCTCCGCTCGGATTGTCCGGATTCGCCAGGTAGACGATCGACGGGCGCACGCGTTGCGCGAGCGCCGCAAGCCCGCTGAGGTCGGGGCCGCCTTCCTTCGTATAGGGCGTCGTTTCCAAGCGCGCACCGTATCCTGCGATGTGGTACGCGAAGGTGGGATACGTCCCGCGCGCCGCGACCGCGACACCGCCGATCTCAACGAAGGCGCGCACCGCCAAGCCCATCAGGTCGTCGATCCCGCAGGCGACCGTCGTCTGCTCAAGCGCGCAGCCGTGACGCGCGGCGAGCGCCTCACGCAGCGCGTACGAGTCCGGATCGCCGTACCACGAGAGCCGATCGAGCTGCTCCGCCATCGCCGCGACGGCGCGGGGCGACGGTCCAAACGCGCTTTCGTTCGCGCCGAGGCGCACGAGCTCGCGCAGGCCGTTCTCGCGCATCAACCGTTCGGGCCCGATAAACGGCGTATTCGCCGGAAGAGCCTCCACGACGCGCGTTGCGCGCATCACGCACCACCGCAGAGAAAGTGCCGCATCCGCACGCGCTCGCCCGCACGAAAAGCGCTTTGCTTCTCGCCGGCGACGACGTATCCGCTCGCACGCGCCGCGAGGCTCACGGCGAACGAGCGCAGTGCAAGCGGTCGCACCACGTCGCCGTCGCGCGCGACCGGCACGTACCACGTCCATCCCGCCGGAGCTTCGAGCGCGGATGCAAGCTCGGCGTCGACCTCACGGTACGGCGGCGGCGCTCCTGCGAGCGCGGCGAAGATCGAAGCCGCGACCGCCTCCAGCATCATCAGCGCGGAGAGCGGGTTGCCCGGAAGGCCGACGATGGGCTTCTTTTCAACTGCAGCGAGCATCGTCGGCTTTCCGGGACGTACGCGCAGGCCGTGCACGACAACGCCCGGCGATCCGAGCGAAGCGGTTGCACGAGGCGTCAAGTCGTGTTCGCCGACGGACGAACCACCGCTGACGACTACGCCATCGCACGCGTCGAGCGCTTCGCGCAGCGCTGCTTCGAGCAAGCCCTCGTCGTCGCGCACGATCGGGTACTGTCGCGGCTGTACGCCGAGCGCCTCGAGCGAAGCCGCGATCGCATAGCGGTTCGCATCGCGCACTTCACCGGCGCCCGGTCGCAGGGAGGGCGCGACGAGCTCGTCGCCGCTCGAGATCACCGCGACGACGGGTCTGCGATAGACGGGAACGTCCACGACGCCGAGCGCTGCCAGCAGCGCGAGCTCGGGCCCGCCGATGCGGCGACCCGGTTCGAGCAGCGCTTCCCCCGCGCGCATGTCCGCGCCGCGCGCGACGACCGCATCGCCCGGCGCGATCCTCTCCTCGACGTGGACCTCACCGCCCTTTTCGCGAACGCTTTCCACAGGTACCACGGCGTCGGCGCCTTCCGGCAACATCGCACCCGTCGAAATTTTCATCGCTTCGCCGTTCGCGATTCCGCGCTGCGGCTGCGCGCCGATGCGCACGTCGCCGACCACGCGCTGTGCGCCCGGCGTACTCCGCGACCGAATCGCGAAACCGTCCATCGCCGAGCGCGCGGCGGTGGGATAATCGTCGTCCGCCTCGATTCGACGCGCGAGCACGCGTCCGCGCGCCGATTCGAGCGCGACGCACTCGACGCCGCACGGCTCGAGCGCAACGAGCGCAAAATAGCGCTCCAACGCCTCACGCGGCGGGAGCAAACGCTTTGCGTCGAAACCCTTAGTCATGCTCGATATCGTCGTCATTCGCCGCGATCCCGATCGCGTGCGGCAGTCGCTTCGCCGCCGCAGCCTCGATCCGTCCGTGGTCGACGAGATTCTGCGCCTCGATGCGGAGTACCGCTCAACGCTCGTCGGCCTCGAATCGGCGCAGGCGGCTCGCAAGGCGCTCTCCGCCGAGATCGGCATGGCTGCCGACAAAGCAGCCGCGACCGCGGAGCGCCGCCCGCAGCTCGATGCGCTCGCCGGCCGCATCGCGCAAAGTGAGGAGCGCGTACGCGAGCTGGCGCCCGACGCGGGAGGATCGCCGCTCCGCGCCCTCCTGGAGCAGATGCCCAATCTGCTGGACGAGAGCGTTCCAGACGGGAACGACGAAAGCGCGAACGTCATCGTTCGCGCGTGGGGAGATCTGCCGCACTTCGATTTTGCTCCGAAGGCGCATTGGGAGCTCGGCGAGGCGCTGGGCATTCTCGATTTCGAGCGAGCCGCCCGCCTTTCGGGCAGCCGCTTTTCGCTCTTGAAAGGCAATGGTGCGCGCCTCTCGCGCGCGCTCGCGCAGTTCTTTCTCGATCGAGCGGCGCAGCGCGGATACGAAGAGATCGCTCCGCCGTATCTCGTCTCTCGTGCGACGATGTGGTCGACGGGTCAGCTGAGCACGTTCGCCGACGCGATGTTTCACGATGCCGACACCGATCTCTACCTCATCCCCACCGCAGAGGTGCCGCTCACCGCGCTGCACGGCGGCGAGATCCTCGACGCGCGCGAGCTTCCGCGCAAGTATGCCGCATTCACGCCGTGCTTTCGCAAAGAAGCAGGCGCCGCGGGCAAGGACACGCGCGGCCTCGTTCGACAGCATCAATTCGAGAAGGTCGAACTCGTTTGGCTCGCGCAGCCCCAGCACTCCTCCGACGCGCTCGAGACGCTGACCGATAACGCTGCGGCGCTGCTGCGCGAGCTCGAGCTGCCGCATCGCGTCGTCGCGCTCTGCTCCGGCGAGACGGGCTTCAATGCGGCGAAGACCTACGACGTCGAGGTGTGGCTGCCGAACGCCGGCAGCTTTCGCGAGATCAGCTCGTGCTCCAACTGCACGGATTTTCAAGCGCGGCGCGCGGCGATTCGCTTCCGCTCCGACGCGAAGAGCAAACCGGAGCTCGTGCACACGCTCAACGGATCCGGGCTTGCAATCGGACGAACGCTCGTAGCGATTCTGGAGAACTTTCAGCGCGCGGACGGCACGGTCGCGATCCCGCAGGCGCTGCGCCCGTACGCAGGTTTCGACGCTCTCGCATAGCCTGCTAGCGCTTGCTTGTAAAAGTCGCCGCATGCATACGCCCGAACCGCGAATTCCGCGGCGGGCGGTGCCCTCTTGCTTTCTCGATTGCAGCAACCGTAACGCTCAGAGGCCGAAAGGCGTTATTATACCGGTATGACCACCCGCTGGACGGCCAAGGCCTTCGCGGCGCTCGCCGTTTTGGCGCTTGCCGCCGCGGCGCCTGTCTTTGCTCAAGGCCCGACGCGACACTACTACACCGAGCTCTACCGCTACCCTCAGGGTGGCTTCCCAACCTCGGCCACCCTGGATCTCACCTTCCGCCCCGACGGAACGCTCGTCGGGTACTACCATCAGACCGACGGTAGCGTCATGCCGGTGCAGGGGTCGATCTCGGGCTCGAAAATCGCGCTCGACATCGGCGGCAGCAGCCCTCTGCACGTGACCGGAACGCTCGAGCGCGACGGTAGGATAGTAGGCCGCGCTTTCCGTTCGTTCGGCAGAGCCCTCTACAGCTTCGTCGGCCGCCCGATCCCGAACGACTCCAGCCTGCCGCGGGTACCATGATAAGGAAAGAAGGAACTATGAGACGCTCACTCGCGCTTTGCGCGCTCGCCGCCGTCGCGATCTGCTGGGGTACGATTGGAACGGTACGGGCGCAGGCGACAGCCTCGCATTACAACATCTCCATCTGGAACCCGATCACGCATGCGTACCCGGTCACGGGAACTATGGACCTCACCTACCACAACGACGGCACGGTCTTTGGATACTACCATCCGGCCGGATTGCCGAGCTTCGTTCCGATCACCGGCGGTCGCACCGGCAACCACGTCTGGTTGACGATCGGGCGCAACGGAGCCTGGCAGCTGAACGGAACGATCCGCGACGGAAAGATCACCGGCTCCGCGGTCAACGAACGGCCGAGCGAAGATCGCAACATCGCCAAGTTCGGAGCGCCCGTCGCGCTCGCCGGAGCGGCACCGATCTACTCGTTCGCCGCGACGCCACACGCGCCGTAACAGGCTACGGAAGGACGACGGTCAGCGGACCGTTCGGGTCGTCGATGGGCGCTCCAGGCCGGCGCGTCGCGATGCTGACGGGCACGAGATCGTTGTCTTGGTGATTGACGACCCAAAGCGTGTTGCCGTCCGTACTCACCGCGACGTCGTAGGGCTCCCCTCCCACCGGGATCGGGGGGCCTGCCGTATCTCGGGTCAGGTCGATCGGCGTCACCGTGTTGACGCCGTAATTTCCGACGTACGCGGTGCGCCCGTCCGGCGCGATGGCGATCTTCACCGGAGCGACCCCAACACGAATCGCTGGTAGCGCGCGCCCGCTCGCTACGTCGATGGGCGTCACCTCGTTCGAGGCGTGGTCGACGACGTAGAGGCGGCGCCCGCCGGGCATCGCCGCAATCCCCTCCGGTGCTCGCCCTACCGCAATGGGCGTTCCGAGCGCGCGCGTTCTCATATCGATCGGCACGACTTCGTTTTGCGATTGCACGGTGACGTAGAGCGTCGTTCCGACGATCGCCACCGAGCGCAGCGTGCCGCCGACGGCGATCGGCGCGCTTGCCGTTTGCGTCCTCGGATCGATCGATTGAACGGTGCCGCCATACGCGTTCACGAACCAGAGCGTTCCGTCCGCCGCCGCCATGAGTGCGCTTGGGCCGCGGCCGACGTCGACCGTCTTCACGACCGTGCGCGTTCGCGGATCGATGACGCTCACGGTGGCGCCGTCGCGGTCGGCGACGAAGAGCATCCCGTTGCGAGCGACGACACCGTCTCGCGGCGAGCTTCCGACCGCGATCTTGGGCAGCAGCGCTCCGGTGGAAAGATCGACGGGCGTCACGCTATTGTCGTAAATGTTCTCGAGAAACGCGAGTGCAACGTGCGCGCTCGCCGCCCCGACACGCACGACGGCGGCGGCGTGCTGCAGCAGCGCGCCGGACGCTGCGGTTGCTTCGACGCATACGGTTTCGTACGCGCTGGTGGTCTGCGGGCCGGCGGTGACGACGAGCGCAACGGTCGCGGTCTCGCCGGCGCGAACGACGCTCGCGCCCGACGAGGGCTGTACGCGCAGGGAATCGGGGGCCGTTACGTGCCAGGCAATGCGCTCCGCCGCCGTTCCCGGATTCGCGAGCGCGAGCTGCACGGTCGCGCGCGCACCGGGCGCAACCGCGGTAACGCCGGTTGGCAACGAGAGCGTGACCGCACTCGCAGGTGGAAAGCGCGGGGATGCGCCCGCAAACGACGGCGGCGCATCGGCGGACGCCGTACCCCATTGCTCGTTCGGCATAGATCCCAAGACGAACGCGAGATCGACGTTCCCGTGCAACGGCAGTTCGAGCCACGGCTGCTGCGTCGCGCGCCCGTTTACGGAGAGCGACTGCACGTACGGTGCGTCATCTGCAGCAGCCGGCGCGTCGATCGCAATCGTCGGTCCGTGCGGAGCGGTGATGACGACGCGCGCGAAGAGCGGGCTGCCGACGTCGAGAAAACGCATCGCGGGATTCTGCGGGTAGAGCCCGATCGCGCACCACACGTACCACGCGCTCATCTCCCCGAGGTCGTCGTTGCCCGGCAAGCCGACGGGTGTGTCTGCGTAGAGCGTCAGCAGCGCGCGACGCACGACCGCCTGCGCGCGCCAGGGTTCGCCGGCGGAGAGATAGATCCACGGGCTCCCGAGGCTCGGCTCGTTTCCAAGCCACGCGTACGGCAGATTCTGGCCGGCGTCGAGCTGCGTGAAGAACGTGTCGAGGCGCCGCTGGGCCTGCGCGCGCCCGCCCATGGCGGCGATGAGATCGTTCGGGTCTTGCGGCACCATCCACGTGTACTGCGCCGCATTGCCCTCTTGAAAGCCGCTCTGGCCCGCATCGGCGATCGGCGTCTGCATGAAGGCGCCGTCCTGGTCGCGCGGAGCGACGAGCCCGGTTGCCGTGTCGAAGACATTCTCCCAATTGCTCGAGCGGCGCAGGAACTCGCGATAGATGCGCGTTTCGTCCGCCACGCGCGCGAGCTGCGCGATCGAGAAATCGTCGAGCGCGTACTCCAGCGTCTCCGACGCGCCGTTGGGAACGGGTGCAACCGACGTCGTGTGCGTGTTGACGACGTAGCCGTGGCGCAGATACTCGGCAAGTTCCGGGCGTTCGACGTACCAACCGTCAACGCGCGGTAGATCGGGATCGCTCGCGCCGCGAACCATCGCAGCTACGGCGCCGCGCACGTCGAAGCCGCGCGCCCCGAACGCATAGCCGCCCGCGAGCACGGCGTCGACGGAGTCGCCGCCCATGACGCTCGTCGGCGCGTTCACCAGCGCCCAGCGAGGAAGAGCGCCGCTTTCCTGCGCCGCGTCGACGAGGGACTGCATCATGTCGCCGGCGCGATCCGGATCGAGCAACGCAACGAGCGGAATCTGCGAACGGTAGACGTCCCAATCGGAGTAGTTCACGTACTCGACGTGTCCGGGGCGCACGCGATGCACGTTGCCGTCGAACCCGCGGTAGCGCCCGTCGGCGTCGCTATAGACGTTCGGATGGAGCATCGCATGATAGAGTGCGGTGTAAAACGTCGTCTGCTCGCTCGGCGTTCCCCCCGAGATCGCAATCCGCCCGAGCACGTTGCGCCACATCTTCAGTGCGGCAGCGTGCACCGCGTCGAGATCCCATCCGCGGTTCTCCGCACGGAGGTTCGCAAGCGCACCGGCGACGCTCACGTACGAGATCGCGACTGCGATCTTCACGACAGTGCCTCCGGCCGTGTCGAACGTCACCCACGCTCCGCTTCCCGCTCCGCGCGACGCGCTCGATCCGGGCGTCGCGCTCGCGCCGCGCCACGTGCCGTACGCGGAGAACGGGCGGTTGAAGCGGGCAGCAAAATAGACGGTGAACGCGTCGGGCATTCCGCAGAACGCACCGCTCGTTGCCGAGCCGGTAATCTCGTCGTTGCCGACGACGCGCACGTCCGCTGCGGTTACGCCGGCTTGATCGGACGATGCGTTTACGAGGAGATTCGCGGCCCTGCCGGCCGGGAACGTGAAGCTGCCGAGGCCGGTGCGCGGCGTCACCGTGAGCGCCACGGCGATGCCGTTGTCGAGTGCGAGCGCGTACCAACCCGGTGACGCTTGCTCGTGCGCGTGCGAGAAGGCGTCCTCCGCTTCGGCCGGATCGTTAACGCTCCCGAGCGTCGGCAGAATGGCAAAGTCGCCGAAGACGTTGCATCCCGGCCCGCTCAGGTGCGTGACGCTGAAGCCGGTGGTAGCACGGTCGTTGTATTCGTAGCCGCCACCGGCATTCTGCGAGGGCGTATCCGGGCTCCACTGCAGCATCCCGAAGGGGACGTCCGCGCCCGGAAAGGTGTCGATGGGGCCGCCCTGCTGCGTGCCGGAGGTGCCGATGAAGGGGTTCACGAGCGTCGTCGGATCGGGCGCCGCAAGAAGCAACGCCATGAGCAAGAGGTGCATGGCGCGGTATGAAGTGCTCTACGCGCCGTCAACTCCCTTCGGGAGAGGCTCGGGGGCACAGCGGGGAGGCGAGGACACTCTTGGGGTAAGCGTACGAGCGTGAAGGCTCGTACGTGGGTTCCCTATGGTGCGGCGATCCTCGCGACCGCGCTGCACGCTCTCGGCAACCCCCACTACGGTTTCTTCCGCGACGAGCTCTATTTCATCGTCTGCGGACGTCATCCGGCACTCGGCTACGTCGACCAGCCGCCGCTAACGCCGTTGCTCGCCGCGCTCTCGCAGAGCTTCGGCCGATCGCTCTTCCTTCTGCGCCTCATCCCGGCGTTCTGCGCCGGCCTCGTCGCGTACGTTTCGTGTCTCTTCGCCGAAGAGCTTGGAGGTGGAACCTTCGCGGAAATTCTGACCGCGCTCGTCGTGATGCTGGCGCCGGTGCTCGTTGCAAACGAGATGCGGCTCACGCCGGATATGCTGGAGATCGCGCTCTGGCCGCTCGCCGCGCTCTTCGTCGTGCGCATCGTCAACGGTGGATCGCCGAAGCTGTGGTTGGCAGTCGGCACCATCGTCGGCGTTGCCGCATGGAGTAAGTACAGCGTTGCATTCTTCGCCGTGGCAGTGATCGCCGGGCTCTTGCTCACGCAGCAGCGACGCCTGCTCGCGTCGCGCTGGTTCTTCGCGGGGTGCATCCTCGCGGTCGCGATCATTCTGCCCGACTTCGTGTGGCAAGCCGTGCATCGCTTCCCGATACTGGAAGTGCTGCGCAACGACAGCGGACAGTTCGTCGTCACCGGGCCCCCATTTCTCATCCAGCAGATCCTCATCATGAACCCGATCCTCTCGATCGTCTGGATTGCCGGCCTCGTCGCGCTCGCACGCCGGCCCACGATGCGATGGCTTGCGTGGGCGTACGTGCTGCTCGTCGTCACGATGGCGGCGCTCGATGCGAAGAACTACTATCCGTCCGCGATCTACCCGTGCCTCATCGCGTCCGGCGCCGTCGCCGTCGAAGCGTGGACGCGCGCGCGGCCTTCCGTCCAAGCGGCGATCGCCGCGGGCGCGATCGCCGTCTCGATCCCGGCGGTGCCGTTCGTGCTACCCGTACTCCCCCTCGCGAACTACATTGCATACCAGAACGCAGTCGGCAGGATGCTGCACGTCAACTTCGGCCTACCCGACGATCCACGCAAGACCGTGCCGATTCAGTACTACGCCGATATGCTCGGGTGGCCGCAGCTCGTCGCGAAGGTCGCCGCCGTGTATCAAGGGCTTCCGCCGCAGCAGCGCGCGCAGGCCGCGATCTACACGAGCAACTTCGGCGAGGCGAGTGCGATCGACGTCTACGGCGCCGCGTTCGGCCTGCCGCACGCGATCAGCGGCAACAACAACTTCTGGCTCTGGGGGCCGCGCGGATACACGGGTGACACGGTCATCGAGGTGAATGCCGATCCGGCAAAGGCGCGGCGCTTCTTCTCGCACGTGCGCGTGGCCGGCGTCTTCACGAACGCTCACGCGATGCCGTACGAAAACGACATCCCCATCCTCGTGTGCAGTGGGATCCGCGAGCCGCTCGCTCAGCTTTGGCCGCGGCTCAAGGTGTACGGCTACGCGTTGCGAACGCGCTCGGACGATTGGACCGTCGATTGGCATCGCACCGAGTAGTCCCCGCGCTTCAGTTGAAGGAAGGCGCCGGCTTCATCGTCCACCGCCCCTTCCCGGTCCCAGGGCTCTCGTACCTGGATCCGATCCTGCTCGTCGACGAGATGGGACCGGTACGCTACGGTCCGGGTGAAGCCGTCGGCGCGCCGGATCATCCGCACCGCGGCTTCGAGACGGTGACATATATCATCGACGGTGCGATGCAGCACGAAGACTCGCGCGGACATCGTGGCGTCATCCGCAGCGGCGACGTGCAGTGGATGACTGCCGGCGCGGGCGTCATCCACTCGGAGATGCCGACGGCGGAGATG
This portion of the Candidatus Dormiibacterota bacterium genome encodes:
- a CDS encoding aminotransferase class I/II-fold pyridoxal phosphate-dependent enzyme — encoded protein: MRATRVVEALPANTPFIGPERLMRENGLRELVRLGANESAFGPSPRAVAAMAEQLDRLSWYGDPDSYALREALAARHGCALEQTTVACGIDDLMGLAVRAFVEIGGVAVAARGTYPTFAYHIAGYGARLETTPYTKEGGPDLSGLAALAQRVRPSIVYLANPDNPSGAFLERRLIAEFYEALPDETLLLLDEAYADFVPPDRLLEPRFEDRLVRLRTFSKAYGLAGARIGYALTTRANAERFERIRLQYGVNRNAQIGALAALEDEAHLAWVVRETAAARRAYEALAHELGTTTIPSLANFVCIDMGDAQRAMHVTAELLRRGVWIRKPGASPLDRYVRVSAGTPPMRHAFAQALRGVLAERGMAAP
- a CDS encoding molybdopterin molybdotransferase MoeA; translation: MTKGFDAKRLLPPREALERYFALVALEPCGVECVALESARGRVLARRIEADDDYPTAARSAMDGFAIRSRSTPGAQRVVGDVRIGAQPQRGIANGEAMKISTGAMLPEGADAVVPVESVREKGGEVHVEERIAPGDAVVARGADMRAGEALLEPGRRIGGPELALLAALGVVDVPVYRRPVVAVISSGDELVAPSLRPGAGEVRDANRYAIAASLEALGVQPRQYPIVRDDEGLLEAALREALDACDGVVVSGGSSVGEHDLTPRATASLGSPGVVVHGLRVRPGKPTMLAAVEKKPIVGLPGNPLSALMMLEAVAASIFAALAGAPPPYREVDAELASALEAPAGWTWYVPVARDGDVVRPLALRSFAVSLAARASGYVVAGEKQSAFRAGERVRMRHFLCGGA
- the serS gene encoding serine--tRNA ligase; translated protein: MLDIVVIRRDPDRVRQSLRRRSLDPSVVDEILRLDAEYRSTLVGLESAQAARKALSAEIGMAADKAAATAERRPQLDALAGRIAQSEERVRELAPDAGGSPLRALLEQMPNLLDESVPDGNDESANVIVRAWGDLPHFDFAPKAHWELGEALGILDFERAARLSGSRFSLLKGNGARLSRALAQFFLDRAAQRGYEEIAPPYLVSRATMWSTGQLSTFADAMFHDADTDLYLIPTAEVPLTALHGGEILDARELPRKYAAFTPCFRKEAGAAGKDTRGLVRQHQFEKVELVWLAQPQHSSDALETLTDNAAALLRELELPHRVVALCSGETGFNAAKTYDVEVWLPNAGSFREISSCSNCTDFQARRAAIRFRSDAKSKPELVHTLNGSGLAIGRTLVAILENFQRADGTVAIPQALRPYAGFDALA
- a CDS encoding GH92 family glycosyl hydrolase, whose amino-acid sequence is MHLLLMALLLAAPDPTTLVNPFIGTSGTQQGGPIDTFPGADVPFGMLQWSPDTPSQNAGGGYEYNDRATTGFSVTHLSGPGCNVFGDFAILPTLGSVNDPAEAEDAFSHAHEQASPGWYALALDNGIAVALTVTPRTGLGSFTFPAGRAANLLVNASSDQAGVTAADVRVVGNDEITGSATSGAFCGMPDAFTVYFAARFNRPFSAYGTWRGASATPGSSASRGAGSGAWVTFDTAGGTVVKIAVAISYVSVAGALANLRAENRGWDLDAVHAAALKMWRNVLGRIAISGGTPSEQTTFYTALYHAMLHPNVYSDADGRYRGFDGNVHRVRPGHVEYVNYSDWDVYRSQIPLVALLDPDRAGDMMQSLVDAAQESGALPRWALVNAPTSVMGGDSVDAVLAGGYAFGARGFDVRGAVAAMVRGASDPDLPRVDGWYVERPELAEYLRHGYVVNTHTTSVAPVPNGASETLEYALDDFSIAQLARVADETRIYREFLRRSSNWENVFDTATGLVAPRDQDGAFMQTPIADAGQSGFQEGNAAQYTWMVPQDPNDLIAAMGGRAQAQRRLDTFFTQLDAGQNLPYAWLGNEPSLGSPWIYLSAGEPWRAQAVVRRALLTLYADTPVGLPGNDDLGEMSAWYVWCAIGLYPQNPAMRFLDVGSPLFARVVITAPHGPTIAIDAPAAADDAPYVQSLSVNGRATQQPWLELPLHGNVDLAFVLGSMPNEQWGTASADAPPSFAGASPRFPPASAVTLSLPTGVTAVAPGARATVQLALANPGTAAERIAWHVTAPDSLRVQPSSGASVVRAGETATVALVVTAGPQTTSAYETVCVEATAASGALLQHAAAVVRVGAASAHVALAFLENIYDNSVTPVDLSTGALLPKIAVGSSPRDGVVARNGMLFVADRDGATVSVIDPRTRTVVKTVDVGRGPSALMAAADGTLWFVNAYGGTVQSIDPRTQTASAPIAVGGTLRSVAIVGTTLYVTVQSQNEVVPIDMRTRALGTPIAVGRAPEGIAAMPGGRRLYVVDHASNEVTPIDVASGRALPAIRVGVAPVKIAIAPDGRTAYVGNYGVNTVTPIDLTRDTAGPPIPVGGEPYDVAVSTDGNTLWVVNHQDNDLVPVSIATRRPGAPIDDPNGPLTVVLP
- a CDS encoding glycosyltransferase family 39 protein — protein: MKARTWVPYGAAILATALHALGNPHYGFFRDELYFIVCGRHPALGYVDQPPLTPLLAALSQSFGRSLFLLRLIPAFCAGLVAYVSCLFAEELGGGTFAEILTALVVMLAPVLVANEMRLTPDMLEIALWPLAALFVVRIVNGGSPKLWLAVGTIVGVAAWSKYSVAFFAVAVIAGLLLTQQRRLLASRWFFAGCILAVAIILPDFVWQAVHRFPILEVLRNDSGQFVVTGPPFLIQQILIMNPILSIVWIAGLVALARRPTMRWLAWAYVLLVVTMAALDAKNYYPSAIYPCLIASGAVAVEAWTRARPSVQAAIAAGAIAVSIPAVPFVLPVLPLANYIAYQNAVGRMLHVNFGLPDDPRKTVPIQYYADMLGWPQLVAKVAAVYQGLPPQQRAQAAIYTSNFGEASAIDVYGAAFGLPHAISGNNNFWLWGPRGYTGDTVIEVNADPAKARRFFSHVRVAGVFTNAHAMPYENDIPILVCSGIREPLAQLWPRLKVYGYALRTRSDDWTVDWHRTE